Sequence from the Gemmatimonadota bacterium genome:
AACAGCGACATTGCCGGGACGCTCCAGCAGAGCCAGACCGAATTTGCCGGATACCAGGCGAAGAACACCTTCACCAGCCCGCCGCCGCGCGTGGACCGCATCGACGCCAAGGTCCAGGGGAAGACCACGGTCACCGAACGCCAGTCGCACTGGGACTTCAGCAAGGTGATCCCCACGCTGGTGATCGACAACATCGTCACGGTGACGTACAACCTCCTCGGGAACGCGCACACCTTCATGACCGTGCACGTGAACTACACGGTCACGCTCTCGCCGGCCAATCCCACCGTGGCCGTCGACGGGCAGCCGCAATCGTTGCAGGCGGTGCTGACGCCGGCGTACAACGGTCCCGGGTTGGCGTATGTGTGGAGCTCGCCGGGGACGCACGGTACGCTGAGCGAGACCAACGGCAATCACTCGGCGAGCAAGACGGCCACGTTCACGCCCAAGACGCTCGACCAGGGGGGGACCGACCAGGTCTCGGTGAAGGTCGTGTCGTGGGTGGCCAACACGGAGCTGGAAACGTTAGGCACGGGGACGGCGAACGTGATCGTCGACCCGTTCCGCACCGCACGATTCAGCGCCAGGCAGATCTCGGTCAACGGCGGGGCGAGCACCTTCACGACCGCCACGCTGGAGATCCCGAAGGTCGCCGGGGCGGTGACCTACCAGGTGCAAGGGACCGTGCTGGGAGCGCCGTATACACGGACATTCACTGGCGCGACGTCGAGCAACACGCAGTCGCTCAACCAGGTGCTGGACGGGGGGAGCGTGTGGTACATCAACCTCGACGGCGGCTACAACACCATCAAGTCGGCGGCCGACGCGCGGTACCAGTTGTACCTGACGAACTACGCGAGTTCGACGGCGAAGTACAAGGCGTTGCCGTAGGGGGTGGCGCCTCCCCTGCTCCAGGGCGGCGTCCTCCGAGGGACCTGCATGGTTTGAGGGATGAGTAGTGTGCGATGAGCCGAGGGCCGGGCGCCTCCACTGTGGGGGCCCCGGCCCGACTCGATAACGTCAACACGGCGAACCTGAACGCCTTCGGGCGACTCACGCAGGGGAAGAAGCTCCTCCGGTCCGTGCGACCGACCCACGCTGCCCGACACACCCTACATCGATACAACCACCGCCCTAGGGGGTGACCTTCCGAAACCTGATGTCGCGTGCCCGCCCGTTGCCGGCGTCAAAGCCGGTCACCGTGCCTTGCGCATCGCGGCGAAAGACGACCTGGCTCACCGGCAATGTGGCAGAGAAGGAATCCCCGGTGGTGTGCGTCAGCGTGACCGGCCCGAAACGACGGTGCCGGATGACGAGTTGTCCGCCCTCGACGCTCAGGTCGTAGAACGTCTCCAGCTCCTCGCTGAAATAGCGACCCGCGAAGGTGGCGAGATCAACTGCCGCTTGCTCTGCGACTCGCCGTCCGGGGTGCTGCCCGTCCTGCTGAAAGGTGATCCCCTCCACTGCGCCGTCGGGGGCCGCGTTGAACGTGATCCGCGCCGGTGCGCCGACCACCTCAAACGCCGTCATGGAGGTGGGGCGCAGCGGGAGCGCCGGCTGTCCCGGGAGCTGGAGCCGCAGCTGATTCCCCTGCTGTTCCACCGTCAGGAGCAGGCCGCCGAGTGTCGTCATCTCGTACTTGCCGGCATAGCGCCGGAGCGTTGCTGCAGGCACGTCAACGCCCGAGGCCGCAGTCGCGCTCGCGGTCGCGCGCGGGGGCATCGTCATGTGCTGGGCGAAGAAGGCGTCGGCCACGACGCCGGCAATGCCGCCGGGGACGCCCTGGTAGTTGCTGAACACGACGTACCCGGCGTCAAGGTCGGGGTAGTACACGAACGTGGAGCTGTGCGCGATGTCATTGCCGCCGTGCTGCCACCGGCGCAGCCCGCGGTTTGTGTCGAGAAAGAGACCATAGCCGTAGTTCGACGGCTTTCCATCGTTGAGCACGAACGACGTCGACAGCTCCTTGATCACGGCCGGCCCGCCCAGCTCTCCGGTCTTGAAGTTGTGCATCCACTTGGCGACGTCGCCCGGCGTGGTATAGATGCCGCCGGCCCCCGCCGACCCATGGAGATCGCGCACTTCACGGAAGCCACCCTCGCCGGGGATGTACCCGGCCGAGCGGCCGTGGATGATCTGGCCAGGATTGGCGCGCACCCACGTCTTCGTCATCCCCAGCGGGAGGAAGACCTCGTTGCGCATCCACTCCGCGAACGGAACGCCGGTGACGCGCTCCGCCACGATGGTCGCCAGGGCGAACGCCGAGTTGTTGTAGTTGAACTCCGCCCCCGGCTCATTCTGCAGCGCCGGTTGGCGGTTGATGACCTTGATGACCTCGTCCGACGCGATGTAGTCCCCCTCCAGCACCTGACGTCCCTCGATGATCAGCGTGTTGATGAACTCGCGGTAGCCGGTGGTGTGCGTCAACAGGTGGCGCACGGTGATCGTCTTGCCGAAGTCCTTGAGTTCAGGGATGTGCTTTCGCACGTCGTCGCTCAGGGAGAGCTTGCCCCGCGAGGCCAGCAGGGCGAGGGCGAAGCCGGTGAACTGTTTCGACGAAGAACCAATGTTGGTCGGCGTCTCGGCGGTGAACGGCATCTCGTACGTCAGGTCAGCGGCGCCATAGCCCTTCACGAACGCCAGCTTGCCCTCCTTGATCACGCCCACGACCGCGCCGGGCGTGTCCTTGTACAGCTGGGCGGCGGCCTGGTCCACCTTGCCTTCCGGAGTCGTCGCGACCGGTTCGGACCGCGTGAGCTGCACGCGCACGGCGCCCCCTTTGCCCGCCGTCGCCGGCGTCACCTCGACCACGTACCGGCCCACCGTGTCGGTGGCGAACGCAAACGACTCCGGCCCCCCTCGCCCGACGCGCGCCGAGCGCTGCACGCGTTTGCCCGTGGGGCCCGTGATCGTCACCGTGGCGTCCACCCCATCCTGATCCACTCGGCCGGCCACGAAGTGGCGATTCGGAAGATTCAGCTCGTATCGGAGCATCCCATCCGCCGGCAGCGTCGCGCGTATCGGCGTGCGGAGCTGTAGCTGCGGCGCTTGTTGCGCGTGGACGCCGCTGCCGCAGAAGAGAAGGAGCGCGACACCGCGCGTTATACAGGCTTGCATGGCAGATCCTGAGGATGGCGGAACTGCCTCCCTATGGAGGCGGACGTCGGTGCGGCCTGTCGAGAACTTGGTATACAAAACGGCGCCGCGCAACGAGAGCCGCGCCAGGTGAGCATCGCCACGTGACTTCCGTGCGCCGACCGACGCGGGCCCATTGACGCGTTCGCACGCTTTGCAGGCGACACCTCGCACCTAACGAGCGCCCCTTCCCCGCTCCCATCGCGCGGGGCGCACGTGCCCCCGGACGGCGCGCGCGATGGCTCCATCGAACGAGCGGACGGTCGCATGCATCGCCGGCCTGCGGCCGAATGTGAAACACCGGCGTGTTCCCCCCGTACCGTGATGTAGTGAACACACACGGTACACCGCGTCGGCTCCTCCTGCCGCCGTGCTCGCATACGCCGCCTCTACCGAGCCGCCCCCTCATGTCCTACCACGCTTCCCGCCTCGCCACCCGCTCGCTCGTCTTCGCGAGCAGCCTCCTGCTGCTCGCTCCCCCGTCCATCGCCCAGCGTCCGGGAACGCCACCTTCCGACACCTCGTGGATCGTGCCGCGCGTACCGCTCGCCCTGGCCCGGAAGAGCCTGCCCACGCGGGACGCACAGGCCGCGGTGCTGCTCATGGACACCACGCTCGTGCTGCAGTTCACCGACCGCGGATTGTCACGGATGAAAGCGAGCGTTCGCGACTCCGCGCCACAGGACGTCGGCCAGCGCCTGCTCGCCCGGATGGTCGGCTCCGCGCTCGGCGAGCTGTTCGATCACGGAATCGCGTACAACCTGCGCGCGTTGCGGGGCGCCCGCGTCGAAGGCAACCGCCTGGTGCTCGAGGACCTCGCCGGCAAGCGCGTGTTTGACCATGTCGAGATCAACGGCCGCGACGTCATGGATGACTTCTCGCCGGCCGACGCCTCGCGCTTCGCCGCCGCGGTGAACCGCGCGCTGCACCGCTGATACGCGCACTCCAGCACGCGGACTCGCGCATCACTCCCCCCACCGCTTGGGCATCTCAATCGGCGCCTGCCGCTCGACTGGCTTTTCCGCTCGTTTCCAGGAGAAGTAGAACGGCTCGAAGTCCTTCGGCCTGAAGAACCACATCTTGAGCTTCAGGTTCCAGTACACCCGGAAATGGTACGAGCGCATGAAGAACAGTTGCCAGAACACGACGCACAGCACGATCGGCATCCAATTCTGTGGCCACTGAACCGTCGCTTCCCACCCTAACGACGGGAGTTCACGCGCCGTGCGCCACGCGTTGGTCGCCCCTCCGTTCACGAGCAGTGCCAGCAGGATCATGCGCACCACGTGCCGAGCCAGATAGTAGGTGCGATTGAGGCCCCAGAACTGCTCCTTGCGCACGACGGTCCAGCACACGGCAATCGTGGCCACCAGGATCAGCGCCACGCGCACCCCGGGAAGCCCGCCGAGTCCGATCAGGAGCGAGATCTTTTCGATCGCGAGCGCCGTCAGCACCGTCGCCGCGCCGCCGACCGGATAGAAGATCAGCACGAAGGGCCAGAGCACGAACGGGGCAACGAGCCACTCGATGCTGCCGCTGCTCCTGCTGTTGGCGGCCGCCTGGCCAGCCATGAAGCCCGCCGTTCCCTCGGCGGTGGCTGGGGCGCCGATGATGTTGCCCCTGGACCCGGCGTCGTAGCCGGAGTTGTAGTCGCTGCTCATGTCGTTCCGCTCCGGGTCCCGAGTTCTTCCGCGAGCCCGATCAGCAGCCCTTCGGGACCACGGATGTAACAGAGTCGATAGACGTTCTCGTAGTTCACCACTTCACCCACCAGCTGCGCCCCGTGCCTGCCGAGCCTGACGAGTAACTCATCGAGATCGGTGACGGTGAACATGATGCGCAGGTAGCCGAGCGAGTTGACGGGGGCGTTGCGATGATCGGCGACGACCGCTGGCGCCAGGAAGCGCGACAACTCGAGCCGGCTGTGGCCGTCGGGGGTGATCATCATCGCAATCTCGACGTGCTGGTTCCCCAGCCCCGTGACACGCCCGGCCCACTCGCCCTCGATGGTCGCGCGCCCCTGCAGGGTCAGGCCGAGTTCGGAAAAGAACGCAATGGCGGTATCGAGTGACTCCACCACGATGCCGACGTTGTCCATGCGTTTCAGTGTCATGCGGATGCCTCGGGGAGAAGAGGGCGTCAGTTTACACTACGCCCCGCCATGCCGACCCAATTGCTGAACTCCTGGAAACCCTTGCTGCTGGCGAGCGGCGCAGCGGTCACGTGCATGATCAGGTAATAGCCAAGCAGGCCGCGGGGGGGGGGGGGGGGGGAGGAGGGGGGGGGGGGGGGGGGGGGGGGCGGGGGCATCCCCCAACCAACCGCTACATCCGACCGCTCGCCGCCCGCGCTTCACGCCGCGCCTGGTCCAGCACGTACGCCTGGATCATCCGAACCTGCGCGGCGGCGAGAGCTTTTGCAAACGACGGCATGCCGAGCTGCCTTCGGGCGCCCCCCAGGACGATCGAATCGATCGTCGCGTGTGTCTCGGCGGTCAGGCGCAGGTCGGGGACGGCGCGCCGGTCAGGATAGCCATCCCTCTCGCGCCGCCCTGTTGGCCAGCAGCAGCAGGAGCACGGCGATCACCAGCACCGCTCCCTGCAGCGCGTAGGCCGACGCCGGGATGGCGACGGGACTCATGCCGAACAGCGCGATGTCCTGCCCGATGAGCCCGAGCAGCGACGCGAGCAACGGACCCTTCGCCCACCGCTTCTTCATGACCAGCCCCACGCAGCCGAGCGCACCGCCCCACACGGCGATCGCGTACAGCGCCACCGCCCAGATGGGTCGTGCAGCGTACAGCGCGCGCTGGTCGGGCGACATCGCGGCGATGGCCTCCGGCGTCAGCATCACGTCCATGAGATAGGCGGCGCAGCCCATCAGGTTCCAGAGCAAGGCGACAATGGCCACCGGCATGAACCACTTGGGACGCGTCATCTAGCCTCCGTCGAAGGTGGGAAGAAGTTCGTCGCGAACATGCCCGCCGCGGCGTCATATCGAAAGGGTCTACCTGACCAGTTCCGCCTTGGGAGGCTGCGTCGAATCGGTGGCATCGCGCCTCGGGTCGGCCTCACGATATGTTCGGCGCTCCCAGACACGGACACCCTTCTGTGCGCGCGCGCGTTGCGGCCCTCTGCGAAGTCCTCGGGGTCTACCTGGCGGGCCAGGTGGTGATGTTCCTGCTCGCCAAGGGCCTCGGCGTGTCGCTGGCGAATCCCCTGACCACCCTCACGGCGGACGCCGACGGCGCAACACTCGTCTCGGCGACGCACGCGCTCGTGCGGCTCCTCGGCTTTCAATACGCCCTACAGCTTCGTCGTCACGTCAATCACCAGCGCGCTGTTCCCCGCCAGCGACAACGCCACCCCGCCGCTCGTCCCAACCACCACGCTCGCCCCCGCGCATCCCGCCCCGACCTTCCCGCCGCCTAACACATCGCAATACGTCCCCGCCGCCAACCCTGTGCTGGTCGAGACGAGCACGTTTCCTCCCTCGCGGTTGATCGCGACCCACCCCTTGTCGCCGCGCGAGAAGGCGATCGCATTCCCCGCGTTGTCCCACCAGCGCGTCACCTCGGTCCCGGCGACGGTGCGCCGGAAGCGGATCATGTTGCGGATGTACGGGTCACGATGCTCGCACACCCAGTCGCCGAGGACGACCACCTCGAACGACGCGGCGCATCGCACCGGGAGCGTCCACCCGGCGGCGTCGGACGGCGGACCGGCGGAGTTGCCGGCGGGACAGGTGAAGGCGAAGCTCGAGAGCACGGTCGGGTAGCCGTACGGCTGCGCCAGCATCCAGACGTTGGCCAGGCGGAAGACCTGCGTGTTGCGGTAGCCGATGCCGCAGTCGTGCTGCGTGTCGTGGTTCTGGAGGAAGACCACCGCCTTGTCGGACGGCATCATCCCCCACGCGGCGGCAGAGAACTGGTTGCCGGCGCTCCCGTTGGGGTTGAGCTGCGACAGGCGCTCCCCGTTCACGTTGCGGAACTTGTTCCCCACGCCGACGAAGATGAACTCGGTGATGTCGGCGACGCCGCCCGACGCGTAGCCGGCGCCGAAGTAGTCGGTGGCCTTGACCGCCTCACCAGAGCCGCCGATCACCTCGAGGAAGAAATACGGCAGTGCGCGCCCCTCACTGGCTGCGGCGCTGTTGACCAGCGTGATGATCTGGTCGAGCTCCACCTGCTGCATGTGCTTGGCCGCGTCGATGCGGAAGCCGGCGACGCCGAGCCTGACGAGTGCGATGAGGTAGTCGGCGATCTTCTGTCGCACCGACGGCAGGCCTGTGTTGAGGTCCGGGAGCGAGAGTAGCTCGCAGTCCTGCACATTGGCCGCGTCCTGGTAGTTGTTGAGCGCACACGGCGTGTGGAAGTCGGACTGGGCGTAGAGCCCCGGGTAGCTGTACTTCGAGTAGGCGGTCCCCGCGCTCCCCACGCCGGGGCTGGGGAAGTTGGTCATGTGATTGATGACCGCGTCGACGTAGATGTCGACCCCTGCCCCCTTGCAGCGGCTCACCATCGCCACGAACTCGTCGCGCGTCCCCGAGCGGCTGCGGTCCAGCTTGTAGCTGACGGGTTGGTACCGCTCGCTCCAGTCGAAGCTGGGGGTGATGCTGTGCTCCTGCGGCGGCGAGACCTGCACCGCGCGATAGCCGGCCGGCCCCAGGACCGACTCGCACTCGGCGGCGATGTCGGTCCAGCGCCAGTCGAACAGGTGCACGAAGACATCGCCGGCGGCGGCGTGGCCGCTTGCGCGGTATTGCTGGGAGAGCGTGGGGCGCCCAGCGGGGGCGTCGGGGATCGTGGCGGTGGGCGTGTCCTTGCCGCAGGCGACCGTCGCCAGCAGCAACAGGGTCGCGACGAACGACGAGGCGATTGGCGCGTGACGCTGGACTGTCAAGATGAACCGGGGGCGAGGGGAACGGGCTCCCGCAAGCTACCCGCGCCCCCGGCGTCGCGCCCGTCCTAGTGCGGGATGGCGTTCCAGGCCGCTTCGGTCACGGCGTCGAGCTGGCGCTCCATCACGATCCGCCACTTCCCCTGGCGCTTGACCAGCAGCGCCTCGAGGCGCCGATAGCTCGGCTTGCTGACGCCGGCCTTGTCGATGACCGTGTACTTGAAGACCCCGGTCTCGAAGGCCGTCTCGGTGTCGTCCTGCCGTTTCGTGAACCGGAATTCCACCGTCGCGTGCGTCCCCTTGGCCTTGTTGGCGACCATGTCCTTTCCCCAGCCTGCCAGCGCCGAGGCGATCGAACGCGTGCCGTCGTTCGAGACCAGTACGGCATCCGGGTGGTAGGTGCGCCCCATGGCGGCGATGTCGTCGTTCACGACCGACGCCGCGATGGGGGTCCAGACGTCGGCGTTGATCGCGGCGCTGGTCGGGCTCTGTGCGACGGCGGCGAGGAAGACGGGAAGGCCGAGGCTCAGGAGGGCGGTGGCGGAGAGGTGCATGGTGTGTGGCCTCGGGTGTGATGAGGGGCCGATCGACGGCTGTGCGCGGCGCTCACGATCGCCTCGGGGCCGGTCGTTTGTCCAGATCGAAGGGTGAGGGGCGGGGATCGCAGCCAAGCGGAAGCGCGTCACGGAAGAACGTTCGCTGGATCTGCGGAACCCGCCGAGCACCGTTCGTGTCGGATCCAACGACTAAGGCCACGCCGTCGGCGAGGCCCCTTCGGCCGAGGACACCAGTCTGCAACCGCCCGCAGCGCCACGCGCGGCTCGTACTCCGAGATCGAACCCGTACCGGCGCCCGCCGGGCGCGGCCCAAGCCGACCGCGCCACCGCTCGGGAAAGCGGCGTCGGGGTCGCTACGCCTCCGAGGCCGGAGTCCCATCGCGTCGGGCTGCTGCGTGCGCACCGTGCGGCGGCGCTGGTGGCGGGGCGCCGCGCCGGGCGCGGCGCGGCCAGCGCGGCGCGTGCGCCCGGGGGGGGCGCGGCGGCCCGGGGGGGCGCTCGGTGCGTGCGCCAGGTGGCGCCGGGGCGCGGGGGGCGGCAGGCCGTGCGCCGCGTCGCGGCCGGCGGATGTGTGACTGCGAGGCATTGGGCGTGGGCGGCGGAACAGGGGGCGCGTCGTACTCGCTGTAACAGGCTCGTGGGCGGAATGCGGCGTCTGGTGAATGCTCCTCAGACTTGTTAGGTCACCGTGCGGACGCGATGTCCGGCGCACTGGCGGTTTAGGGCGCCGGGCCCCGCGGGTCACCGCCGCTGCAACCGGTTGTACTTCGCGAGGATCGCCTTCACCTGGTCGTGCGGGAGCGCCCACGCGCGGCGATAGTCCGCCCCCGTCATCGTCTCGGCCGCCAGCATCGCGTTGATGATCGCCTCTTCCGTCGCCTCCACGGTGGCCGTGAAGAGCGGATCCACCAGTCCGGAGCCCAGCCGCTGCATCGTGGGCGCCGGCAGCGTCGAGCGGCCGCTGTTCCCCCAGTCCACCCCGCGGTTCGCGGTCGAGAAGGCGATGAAGATGTCACCAGAACCGTTGCCGTTGATCGACCCCATGCGCCCCATGCCTAACGCGACGCGGCGCACCACGCGCTTGAGCTGGTCGGGCGACAGCGGGGCATCGGTGGCCACCACGATGATGATCGAACCCTGCTCGGGATCTTCCGCCGGCGCATCGCCGCCCCCCGGACCCGCCCCACACACCGGCAGCGGACGGCCATCGAAGGCGGTGAGCGGCGGGTCGAGGCGCTGCGCCACGCAGGGCTCGAGCCCCGTCACCTCGCGCCCCACCGGGATCCCGGCGATGCGGAGCTGTGAGCGCGTGCCGTAGTTGCACTGCACCAGCACACCGACGGTGAAGCCACCCTCCATCGCCGACAACATCCGCGACGACGTCCCGGTGCCGCCCTTGAAGCCGTTGCAGTTCATCCCCGTCCCGCCCCCCACGTTCCCCTCGGCCACCGCCCCGGGACGCGCGGCATCGAGCGCCTGGAAGGCATGCTCCGCCTTCACGTGCAGCCCCTTCATGTCATTGAGCCCGCCGTCCGAGGTCTCGGCGACCACCGGATACCAGAACGGGCCGGGGGCGTTGCGCTTCACCATCCAGTCCACCACCGCGTCGCGCACGATCCCCACACTCAGCGTGTTGGTGATCATGATCGGCGTCTCCAGCACCCCGGTCTCCTCGATCCAGTGCGTCCCGGTCATGTCACCGTTGCCGTTCCCCGCATAGTACGCGGCGAAGACCGGCTCCAGCGTCGCGCGGCCACGCGGCAGGATCGCGGTGACCCCGGTGCGCACCGGCCCCTGCCCCACCACCCGCTTCCCTTCGCCGCGAATGAGCGTCGTGTAGCCCACCTCCACGCCGGCGACGTCGGTGATGGCGTTGTGGGGGCCGGGGGTGCCGTCGAGCGGGATGCCGAGGTCGCGTGCGCGGGCGCGCTGCTGCGCGACGGCAGACGACGGTGCGGCGGCGAGGGCCGCGACGGCGAGGAGGGTTATGGGAACGAGTGAGCGCATGGGCGGGGTGCGGGGGTGGCGGTTCGGGGAGAGATTACCGCCGGAGGGCGCGGGAGGCGAGGGTGCGCGGCATGGCGGGCAACGGGTGCGTCCGGGCGGGCGACCGACTTCGCTACGCATCCTAGTCGCCAGCGGAATGGTCGATCGACTTCGTCCGAATGGGGTGATCGACATAGGGTGAAACGGGGAATCGGGATGGACCGCAATCCGCACAATGCCGGTGAGACTGCATTGGTGGGTGAAGCCGAGGCAGCGGGGATTGACGAGTTCAGCTATGCGGCGCCACGTTGGCAATCGATGGTCGGCGTTGAGCAAATGCCAAACAGACCATCCGAGCGTCTCATCGGAGGAGTTCAGCTGATGTTAGGGCTACTGCGAGTGCTTGGGGTGTCGATCTGCTTGGTCTGCCTGGGACGCAGTGTGCAATCGCAACAGCCGCAGAAGCCACGCCCTTCAGACATCGCACAGAAGGCCGGCAAAGCACTCTCCACGGTCATTGCATTGGACTCGGCGGGAAAGTCCATGGGAGAGGGAACAGGCTTCTTCATTCGTGCAGACGGCACACTCGTCACCAACTATCACGTCATCGAAGGAGCCGTCCAGGTAGAAGTGCGCACGGGCTCTGGAGAGGCATTTGACCAAGTGTTCGTCCTCTCTATCGATGCACGCCGGGATCTGGCGATCCTTCGTATTGCCACGAAGACCCCGGACTATCTGCAGATTCGCGGCGACGAATCGATGGAGGTGGGTGACCCTGTCTACGTCATGGGCAATCCACTCCGGACTTGAGAGGACGTTCTCCAACGGCCTGGTATCGGGGGCGCCGACTACTAGACGGGGTCGCTTTGCTCCAGATTACCGCTCCAATCTCACCGGGATCGTCTGGTGGTCCTGTGATGGACGAGTTCGGGCGCGTGGTGGGAGTGGCGACGCTGTATCTCGATCAGGCTCAGAATCTCAACTTCGCGGTAGCCGGTCGCTATGTCGAGCCACTGCTTAGCCTCGCCGGATCGCCTCGACCCTTCAGCCCGGCGTTGGTCGCTGCGCGACGCAGCACTAATTCAGGAGAGCGCGCGAAGGGTGCGGCTAGTGCCGAGACCGTCGTGGCATCGCCCGCACCTGCGCGCGCTACGTTTCGATCCGTGGCGGATCCGAGAGGCCTGTATCGCGTCGCGTCGCGAATGGGCCCAGAGAGCACAACGGTCAACGGTCGACTCTCCGTCATTCGCGCTCAGGGCAACCACGTGTTCATCGGCTGGTGGCAGTATGTGACGCCCGGAAAGGGCGGTGACTTCACGCTAGTGAACTCGCTGCTGCAGCCGAGTGCGAACGGCACCTTCTCTCTCGAAGTGCACAAACCGCTTCATGGCGGTTTCACCGCGCCCGACGAGGTCCGTCTTGCTCCGGCGGGCACGGTGCCTGATGTGGAGTCCACTTATCCCCAGATTGCCCTGACGCGCATTGCGCTGCGCCCACTCGACATCGGCGGCATCTATCAGGTCGAGGGTGTGGGCGGTATGACCGACGTGAAGGCGGATCAGCAATGGCGAGGAGAAGTCGCCATCGTGCCCTCGGAGGGGGCTATCGGTCAGCCAAACAACGAGGCAATGGTCGCAGTCTCGCTGGATGGGAGTAACGGCTGGACGTATACGTTCTGGACAACTACGACCCTCAAGTCGGACGGGTCATTTGCGTGCGCCAAGGCAGAACGGAACGACGAGACGTGGAACTGTAACGGTCGCGTGTCTGGTGAGAACCTCCAGATCTACGTCCATCGTGGAATCAAGCGTGGATTCGATTACGAGGCGCAGGTCAAGGGGCGTAGGTCTCACTAAGGCCACTTCGCTCGGTCGCGTTGAGAGTTCGGCCGTCCGCTCCAAGTAGAGTTGGACGTCACCCCTTTGCTACCACTCGACGCGGCCGGCGATGGCGCTCGGCACCGCCGTCGGAACCCCAGTCCTGCCCTGCTCCATGCGCTAGACCGTCGCATGGTCGCTCCAGGTCTAGGTGGCGTGCGTCCACGACGATGCGTACGGATCTCGCCCTCGACGCGCTGGAGCAAGCGGTGTATGCACGACAACCGACGGCGCCGCTCATTCACCACTCCGACCGCGGGGCGCACAATCTCGCGATTCGCTACACCGAACGACTCGCGGATGCCGGGATCGAGGCATCGGTCGGCAGCCGTGGGGACTCGTACGACAACGCACTCGCGGAGAATGTGATCGGTCTCTTCAAGACGGAGGTCATTCGCCGTCAGGGGCCATGGCGTTCTCTCAACGAAATGGAGTTCGCCACGCTCTCGTGGGTGCACTGGTTCAACACGACGCGGCTCCTGGAGCCGCTCGGCTACCTTCCGCCCGCCGAGTTCGAGACGCAGCACTGCGAGACGATCACACCTCACGCCATGCAAGCCGTGGCCTGAGGACACAGCGAACCGGGTCTCCGATAAGCCCCGGGCGGTTCAACCTCTTTTCGCGCTTTTTGTCCGTGTGTCGGCGTCTATCACCGGCCATCCTTCTCCCCGCCGCCCAGCAGCGTCAGGAGCCGTTCGAGGGACCGGTCCACACCCGAGCGCCCCGACTGCATGCGCTCACGCAACTGACTCTGGAGATCCGACATCCTCGTGGATGAAAGGACCCATCCCAACGGCGCACCGACGGAAGGGCGCTTCGCTGGAGCGATGACGACGAAGCAACCTCGCGCGATGTCTTCACGCCGAAGGCTGTCCGATGTTATGGTTATCGCCTCGTCTCCTGCGCTACCCGACCCGGCGCTCGACCTGGCGCATCGCTCCGGCGTCGGCCGCATGCTGAGGCGTGCCATCTCTTCGAGTGCGGCCTGTCCGAGAATGCGTTTGTTCCGAAGTGAACGCACCGGCGCGAGCAGTTCGTAAGGTCTACCTCGGGCGGCGATGCGTGCTGCACTCCGATAGTGGTTGTCGACCACGACGATCCACGGAACGATTGTCGGTCGGCTCTGCGAGGCTTCCCGGTTGCTTCGTCGCACGAGCGGTTCCACCTCACTCCACAGCTGCAGGAGTGTCAGAATGCCGCTGTTCTCGTAGTAGCCCCCGTCAACGGCGTACGGAGACGTTCGGGGACAGGCGCACGGCGGCCGAATCCGCGAAGGGCTTCTGCTCCGCGACGCAGTGCACGACCGCGCCGGAAGGGCTGACGAGCGGAAACCAAGCCGACAGCAGGGCGGCCGTCGCCACCGTTAACCCCACTTGGGGAGCATGCCAGTTCTCGCCTCCCTCTTCGGCGCGCGCGTTCAGAATCGGTTGCGTGGCTGTCGAAATGGAGCCGATCGCATAATGCTGGTCGTTACCACAGG
This genomic interval carries:
- a CDS encoding serine protease, with the protein product MDRNPHNAGETALVGEAEAAGIDEFSYAAPRWQSMVGVEQMPNRPSERLIGGVQLMLGLLRVLGVSICLVCLGRSVQSQQPQKPRPSDIAQKAGKALSTVIALDSAGKSMGEGTGFFIRADGTLVTNYHVIEGAVQVEVRTGSGEAFDQVFVLSIDARRDLAILRIATKTPDYLQIRGDESMEVGDPVYVMGNPLRT
- a CDS encoding transposase — protein: MRTDLALDALEQAVYARQPTAPLIHHSDRGAHNLAIRYTERLADAGIEASVGSRGDSYDNALAENVIGLFKTEVIRRQGPWRSLNEMEFATLSWVHWFNTTRLLEPLGYLPPAEFETQHCETITPHAMQAVA